One Gemmatimonadota bacterium genomic window, CAGGCGATAAAAAATGCCTTCTCTATCCATCAACTCCTGATGCGTACCAACTTCGGCGATATTGCCCTCATCCATAACCACGAGCCGATCCGCGCTGCGAAGGGTTGACAAACGGTGTGCAATGGCGAATGTCGTGCGCCCTTCAACCAGGCGGGCAATCGCCACCTGGATCTTCTTCTCGGTCGGCGTATCCAGCGAAGACGTAGCTTCATCGAGGATGAGAATCCGCGGATTGTGCAATATTGCTCGCGCGATAGATACCCGCTGTTTTTCGCCGCCTGAGAGACGCCCGCCACTTTCTCCTACTCGCATGTCATAACCATCGGGTTTTTTGACAATGAACTCGTGCGCTTCGGCTGCGATTGCGGCGCGCATCACCTCGTCAAAAGTCGCATCTGGTTTGCCATAGGCGATATTTTCGGCTATCGTGCCGTCAAACAAAAAGGGCTGCTGATGCACCATCCCAATTTGGGACCGCAAATCGCGCAAATTCACATCGGTCATCGGCACGCCATCCACCAGCAGTCGCCCGCGGTCGGGATCGTAGAACCGGCACACCAGATTGATCAGCGTTGACTTGCCAGCACCCGATTTGCCCACAAGTCCAATCATCTCCCCCGCATTTACTTCCAGATCAACTCCCTTGAGCACGGGCTTGCCGGGGTCATAACCAAAAAACACGGACTCGAACTTCAAACTGCCCTCGATTTTTGGCAACCGCACGGCATCGGGTTTCTGGTATGGTTCGGGTTCGGAATCGATCACCTCGAACACGCGCTGTGCACCGGCAAATGCCCGCAAAATATAACTGTAAAAATCGCCAAACCAGCGCAGCGGCTGGTACAGCATCCAGAGATAACTCATAAATGCGATTAACGTACCCAGTGTCAATTCACCGCCCAGAATCTGTCGTCCTCCAAAATACCACACAAAAAATACTCCCACGTTCATAAACAGATTTGTCACGGTCCAAAAAACAAACCAGGCCCGCTCGCCCCGGGTATCCACATCGCGAAGGTCTTCATTGTACTGGTCAAAACGCTCGCTCTCCTTCGCCTCCTGTGCAAATGCCTTCACAACGCGAATACCGTGAATCGACTCATTTAACTGCGCCGATAGCCTGCCCCACTTTCCCGACCACTGCGTCCAGAATGTCATAATGCGGTACCATATCCGCGTACCGGCGAACACAATCAGCGGAATAGGTGCTATCACAAACAGCGTGAGTTGCCAGTTCATCCACGCCAGAAAGCCCAGAATACCGACAAATAACAAACTGTTTGAAAACACAAAATAAAAATCATACGTCATGATCACTTCCATGCGGTCCGTATCATTATTCATACGGGACGTCAGGGCACCTACTTTTCGCCGATCGTAAAAGCGAATGGGCACCATCTGAAATGCGCGATAGAGATCTTCCCGCAAATCGCCGATAGCGCGCAAACCCAGTGACCGACTCAGTACAGCCATCACCACATCGACAACCCAGATTAGCAGCCGGATAATAATAAGACCTAAGATCAACAGTCCCAATCGATTAAGGCGATCCGTTGACTCAATTAACGGAATTGCAACTGCATCCCAACCCGCCGTCAAAACACCATCAATCACATATTCCGTAATTTTGGGCGGTAACAGCGTCAATAAAGCGCTGACAAAAGTGAGCACTATGGTTGTCACCAGGCGCACGGGATAAGCCGCCATATAACCCACGATACGCCTAAAAGTTTGCCACTTTTTTAAACACGCAGCACATACCCCATTTTTTTCGGGCAATCGCCTGCCACAATGCTCGCATTGCGTCTGCTCTAACTCTGTGGGCAGCGTTAGCGGCTCACTGTCCATCAACTGCCGAATCCCATCGGCCACTTCGGCAAACACAGCGGTAAGAGATGGCGAATAGGGCACATGAATCCCGGGTCCCGATTTGTGCGTTAACGCCAGGGTGCCCAACCCCACGCGCTCTTCCACTTTCACATCTTCCACATCGCCAATCGCCATCGACTGCGCGCCATCCACACCCGATTCGGGAATCACCAGCACCTGTTGATCGGTCACCACCACCCACTGCGAGTTGTAATTCAGGGACTCGTCCAGATCCGTCGCTACCTGCATCAGCACAGTCTCGCCATTGGTTGCCGCACTCAGCTTCTTTGCCACGGATGGCGGAAGTCTTTCGACCAATGGTTTTCCAGGTACATAATTCATATGAAGCTATTCCTTAATCGCAATAATCTGTGAAATCTCTTCTTGCATCTGCACCAATTTGTAAAACATGCCTTTCTTTTCGAGCAACTCGCGGTGCGTTCCCATTTCCACAATGCGCCCGGCATCCATCACCAGCAACCGGTCGGCATTGCGAAGGGTGGATAAGCGGTGGGCAATCGCAAAAGTGGTTCGCCCTTTGACCAACCGCGCAACCGCATCTTGAATGCGTTTTTCAGTTTGCACATCAACAGACGACGTGGCTTCGTCTAAGATCAAAATCCTGGGATCGTGTAAAATGGCCCGTGCAATGGACACGCGCTGTCGCTCACCCCCCGAAAGAGATGCGCCTCGCTCGCCGATAAGCGTATCATAGCCATCGGGCTTTGTCACGATAAAGTCGTGTGCATGGGCAGCCCTGGCCGCTTCCACAATCTCATCGAATGTCGCACCCGGCTTGCCATAGCCAATATTTTCTGCGATACTGCCCGAAAACAGAAATGGCTCTTGCAACACAATGCCAATTTGAGACCGCAAATCCTCCAGCCGAATATCGCGCAAATTCACCCCATCCACCTCAATACTGCCGCGGTCAACATCGTAGAACCGACAAATCAGATTGACCGTTGTCGTCTTGCCCACACCGGATTTTCCCACCAGCCCGATCATCTCCCCCGGTTTGACATCGAGATTGATTTCGTGCAGCACGGGCTTGCTCTTGTCGTATCCAAATGTAACGTCATCGAACTTCACGCGTCCTTCGATATTGGGCACCGGCACAGCATTGGGGTCTTGATACGCCTCGGAGGGGGTGTCGATAATCTCAAAAATGCGCTCTGCACCGGCCATTGCGCGCGTCATCCACGAATTGACCATCCCAAACCATTCCAGTGGACCGTAGAGCAACATCATATAACTGTAAAAAGCCATCAAAGTGCCGAGCGTCAACTCCCCATCGATCACCTCCAGCCCTCCGTAATACCACACAATAATCACGCCAGCCGCGGTCAACAGGGTCATCGTTTTGTAAAAAATGCCCCGGTTGACTTCTGTAGTAATGCCGATGCGCGTCAATTTGTCATTGCGCTTTTTGAAAACCCGAATTTCCTGCTTTTCCTGTGCAAATGCCTTCACCACGCGAATGCCCGTGAGCGCTTCATTGACCCGCGCCATAGTTTCAGACCAAGACTGCATCCAGCGGGTAAAATATTTCCGCATCCGCCGATAAAACGCATATCCCCAGATCATGATTAACGGAACTGGAATCAGCACCAGAATAGCCAGTGACCAACTCATCATAAACAGCGCGGCGAGTATCCCCAGCAACATCATCGCCTCGATCACCAGATAGGGTAATCCATCGACCAAAAACATCTGTAAACGACTGCTATCCGTCGTCACGCGAGACATCACTGCGCCAACTTGCCGCTTGTCGTAAAATTGCAGGGATAGCAATTCCAAACGCCTGTAAAGCTGGCTGCGGATATCTGCGGTCACCCGTGCGGAAAGCCACGTAACTGTCCAGCCGTGCGCCCATTCTGCTCCCCAGGTTATCAGCCGGATACCCACCAGAGCCAGCACGAGCCAGCCGAGCAAACTGAGCCGCTCGTCGTACAGCGCCTCTACGCCCTCGGGTAGCACCAGCACATCATCGACAATGAGCTTGGTCACATAAGGCGGAATCAATTCGGCAACCGTTCCCACAATAGATGCCAGGGCCAGCACAATCGCGCGTATTTTGTAGGGCTTCAAATACGATGCAATGCGTCCCAACGTTGCAAATTTGTTTAGACAGGCCGGGCATATCCCATTTTTTTCGGGCAATAGCCTACCGCACGATTCGCAGATTGTGCGATCCAAATTCGCATTGATAAAAAATTCTTGCCCCTTGCGCAGTTGCTCAATCCCCCGTGTGGTCTCTGAAAATTTTTGCGCCTGCGTCATGGAATACGGAACGTGAACGGTCGGCTTATTTTTTCGATGAATTTCCAGACGCGCACCGCCCACCAGAGCTTCGGTCCGCGCCAGTTCTATTTCCGAAATAGGAATATCTGCAATCGAGCCATTTTGCCGCACCAGCACGCGATTGCGCGTTACCACCACCCACTGATCCCCGAAGTCGCCTTTTTCATCCAGATCGGTCTGCACCCGGATAAGCTCATCTTCGCCTTCGGGCAAAGCGTGTCTCAACCAATTCAAACTGCCGTTTTGCTCATTGTCCAGTAAACGATCCATCATCTTGCTCCTGCATCGGGCGGTCATCCCCGCGTTTTAATCCACACCCTTATTCAGACAAAGATCGCGCAACAAGTGTTTCATTGTCTTCACCTCAACATCTTTTCCCGCAATCGCCACAGATCCGACATAACCCTGCGCGGGTTCGAGGTGTCGCAGTGTCCAATCCCCTACATTGCCTTTTTTTATCCACAACAATTGTGCCTTGCGTCCCAAACTGACTTCAAAATTTTTTAATGGCTGAACAAGACCGGTGCCCACAGCTTTTAGATATGCCTCTTTGCGCGTCCAGCAACAAAAAAAAGCCCGACGCTGTTCTTCTCGCGGCAATGCACACAACCGCTCGTATTCACCAGGGGCAAAAAAACGTTTCGCAATGTCTTGCATCTGGCCGACCTTGCGACTGATATGCTCAACATCAACCCCAATGTCATAGCGCAGAGAAACTGCGATAAGAGCCAGGCCAGCCGAATGGCTGAGATTGAATCGCAATTGGGATTTATCCCATGGGGACGCCAGAGTCGGTTTGCCGTGTTCGCCATAAAAAAAAGCCAGTTCATCTGGCTTGCACTGCATGTATTTGGCGAGAATTGCACGCAGACACCCACGTGCGGCAACAAAATGCGCCCGATGTTTTTCAAAGAGAAACCTGTCAGCGCGCATCCACTCATCTGCCGATAGCGTCTCGGCCAATATGTGACCATCAAATGTCTCGCGCTCTAAATCCACTGCCCAGACGTGGGCTGTATCAGTTTGCAAAATATCCATATCTCTTGCACTGTCTCAGCAGATTTACCCCGTCATTCTCAAACACGCCTCATAAGTCTCAAAGCGTTCGCCTTCGGCTTCTTCGGGATCGACCAACTTAAGCCACATCCCCTGATCCTTCTTTTTTCCGCTCAACTGCCTGCGGCTGCCCAAATTGGCGGGATCCGCACCGTGCCAGACCACATCGCCATCTTGTAAAAAGATAAATTCATTCCGATACCGGTCAACGATATCCCGCTGACGGTCTTGGTAAAGCAGTGCCTGCTCACAGGTGGTGCGACGCCAGCTTTCCACAATTTCTTCGCTATCTGTGCGCTCTGAATCAAACTCAGATAGGGGCGCAGATACCTCGCTCTCAAAATCAATCTCTCTCAGATTAACCGTACCAAAACCACGTCTATCGGCGATCAACAAATGGTTGCGGTCGCGTCGAAACGGCGGGTTGGGCCAATCAGATGCGGGATCGTGACCCATCAAATGGGCACCACAAGCATCGGTAGCGGTTACATGGTCACCGGCTAATAGCGCATTGCAAATACGCCCCTGCCCACCCCATTCTCTACCCCATTGCCCGGTTAGTGCATCCACAATATTCAGACAGGGTTGGGTGATCAATCCCAAATCGGGCAACACATAAGACAGGCGGATAAAGTGGTGATAATAGGATCTCACGCGGCCGTGTGGCAGCGTGATAGGAGGCAAGCCAAAGAGGTTTTTCATGCAAAGCGTAATCCCCATAAACAGATGATTTTTCATCTTTGCCACAGAAACCACCTCGGCCCCTTCAAAGCACGCGCTGAGTGTATAGCGATCAAACATACATCCACCCCCCGGCACATCATACTGTTTGAACGGCGGCGCGTTTGAATCGACAAATCCCACATCGTATTCTTTCAAAATATGTGCGTAATTAAAATCCTCACCCATAAGATGTTCGCGCGTATAGGGATTGGTATCCGTCGCAATAATTTCCGCACGGGTTCGTTCTCGCAACAAACGCAAAACAGCGCGGGCGACCATATCATCGACCAACTCGCGTCGCCGTCCCATGTAGTAAATAATGCGGTTGTGTAGCTTCATCATATTGAACTTGATCACAATCCGGTCGGCTTTCTCCAGCTTTTTCCACGACCGGTGCAATGGATCTGTAATGCGGCGCAATGTCTGGTATATTTCTTCCTCTGACGCCCGCCAATTGCAATGCGCTGCGCGAACCTTGTAATTCTTCTCTGCCATTCCGACCTCTGTAGTTAAATGCGATAATATTTAGGACTGTCTTATTGTACCTATAAAAGCGAAAAATGAAAAGTGAAATTATAAAGATTTTCTTATATTAATTGTATCTAATCCCGAATGAAGTGGTATTCAGACAGGCATTTTTTTATGCTCGCAGGATTCATATCCCAATCGCCTCTTACCCCCCGTGAACTCACCCACTCGCTCGCGCGCATGGCAGACAGTCTCGTCGTACACCAAAAAGCGCACCGTATTGTCTTTGCACCGCATATTGCGGGCGTTGCATTTGCGCCAGATTGGCGTACCACATCCCCAGTTTGCCAGACACAAACGGGACATATTGCCTGGGTTGATGGCGAATTTTTTAATCGCACCACGCTGACCCGCTCTGCTACCTCTGACCCCGAATTCTTGATTCAATCTATCACGAGTGAACGCGAACAATTGAACCGCATCGACGGCATTTTTTCCGGTGTGATTTGCGATACGCACAAAAATGAACTGCACATTATTACCGACCGCTATGGCCTGCGCCCGCTCTACTGGACGCGTCTGGGCAATCGCATTGCATGGGCTTCTCAGACCAAAGCCTTCCTCGTGCTTCCCGAATTTTCACCTGTGATTGATCCCATTTCCCGCGACCTGTTTTTCTCTACCGGACAATTGCCTTCTGATCACACCTGGCTCGAAGGCGTCGCGCCCGTGCCTCCTGCAACGCAAATGACATTTCGCATCTCAGATGGTAGCCTCACACAGCAGCGCTACTGGTCCTGGGAGGAAATTACTCCCCTTGCAGGACATCACGACCAACGCGAATTGGCACAGGAATTGGGCACACGCTTTCGCGCTGCCGTAGAACACAGAACCACAGGACGAACGGGTCTCGGCCTCAGCGGTGGCCTCGATTCGCGTGCGATCCTCGCCGCCATGTCTCATACGCCCAAAACTTTCACATTCGGTCACCCCGACAGCGCAGATGTTCGCATTGCTGCCCAGGCCGCATCCGTAAAAAACGCGCCACACGCGGTTCTCCCCATCCACAGTCAAAATTGGCTCTTACCGAGAATCTCCGGCGTGTGGTATGCCGATGGCGCGCTCGACCTGCTCCATATGCACGGTGCCGAACATCTCAGACAACAGAAAGAAGCCTGTGATATCTGCCTCAACGGCGCAGGTGGCGATGGATTGGCAGGGGCTGGCCATCTCTTTCATTCAAATGGACTCTCTGCGTACCTGAAAAACAAGCTACACATTCAGGCAGATCGCAACACGGCCCAACACCTCAAAACCGCATTTAACAAGGCGGGATCGGCACACGCTTTTTACATAGACTGGCGCATGCGCGGATTCACCATTCAAGGTCCCCGTCTGGGGCTTTTGCACGGCCTCGAATACCGCTTGCCATTCCTCGACAATCAGGTGCAGGAATTTCTCTATTCCATTCCCCTGCAACAAAAAGCCAACAATCGTCTCTACCGGCAAATGCTTCTCCAGACCTTTCCCAAATATTTTAAAAATATTCCCTATGAGTCCACGGGATTTCCCATATCTCATTCTTCCTGGACCGTCAAAATTCTGCGGAGACTCACAGGATTGCGCAATCGTCCCCCCCAGACCTTTGCCGATTACGCGAATTGGTTGCGCCAATCGCCGGGCAAAAATTTGTGCGACCATATACTCTACAACACATCTCATACCTCCAAACTCTGGCAACGTCACCTCTCAGGTGAAGACCATACTGTCATTCTGAGTCGCTATCTGACCTATCAACTCTATCTTATCCAACTCTTTGATGGCAAATACCGCACATCAGAAGAAGTGGCTGAACTATTGAAAATTACTGCATAAAAAAACTGCCATCCGAGATTTGTGGACGGCAGCTTTTTATTTTTTGCTGTCAATACTGTAGCGCATTACACAACTATACCAGTGCAAAAATCTTGACCTCTTTTTCTATTCGATCAGCCAGTGCCATTTTGGCTATCTCTATTTCATAATGTGTTTGAATACCTGTCCAAAATTCAACCGACATACCAAAATAACGAGCAAGTCGGAGTGCTATATCTGCACTAATACCCTTCTCTCCACAAACAATTTGGTTGATTCTCATTGCGGGAACGCAAATATCACGAGCAAGACGATCACAACTGATTTCCATCGGCTTTAAAAATTCTTCTTGTAAAATCTCACCCGGATGAATTGGGGGCCTATCTCTCATAATAGCACCTCAATGATAATCGACGATTTCAACAGCATAAACACCATCCTCATTCCATTCAAAACAAATTCGCCACTGATCATTTATGCGAATACTGTGCTGTCCCCTTCGATTGCCTTTCAAAGCCTCTAAACGATTAGATGGTGGTACACGCAAATCGTTTAAATTTGTCGATTGGTGAAGTAAAATCAATTTGCGTTCAGCAATGTGCTGAATATTCTGTGGCAATTTTTTGGAAAAACGACCCTTAAATATTTTTTCAGCCTCTTTATCCTTAAATATCCTGATCATCTAAAAAATTAACCTTACAGGATAATATTGTCAACCGTTGTTATTTCGTTTTTTCATCACCACTCTTTCTCCCAGAACAACCCTACCGATCCTCGCCTACGTCGATTATTCGTATCTACATTCACCTCTTCTATCTGACTCGCCTCCACTATCACTTCTGGGAAGATCTCAAACTCCATCGCCGCTTCATAAGCCGTGCTCGAAATATCCTTTGCATAACTCATAAACAACCTGTCTCCAATATACTTGCCCAATCTAATCCTGGAGATATTGCCCTCACCAACATCGATCTCCACCAGATCCAGATGCAATTTTTGCCCAATGTGTTGCCCCAGGCGATTTGCAACAAACCCCGCAAACAGATCCAGCGTGTGTCCGCCGGAAAACTGAAATTGATCAGCGGGTCTGCCTGTCAACAGCAGAGATGCAATATTCCCCATATCCCCCTCCAATGACGGATCGCTGCTGTCAAACGAAATCTGGGGATACGTCAATGTTCCCCCCACTGTGACAATAATATCAACAGGCTTTGGCCTCTCGCCCTCTATACTCACAGCACGCACACTCGTCTCGGCGCGAATATCCAGATCGGGATTCCAATCTGGCCTGCCCTGAAATTGAATTTCGCCTCGCGTAATACGCAAGCGGTTGTTTTGCCAGATGTAATTGCCCCGACGACTCGATATCATACCGTAAATACGCGAATCTTCGCGATTTTTTATCACATCCAAATCGCCCTCAATTTCAACCTCAAAGGCCGGATC contains:
- a CDS encoding ABC transporter ATP-binding protein, with the translated sequence MNYVPGKPLVERLPPSVAKKLSAATNGETVLMQVATDLDESLNYNSQWVVVTDQQVLVIPESGVDGAQSMAIGDVEDVKVEERVGLGTLALTHKSGPGIHVPYSPSLTAVFAEVADGIRQLMDSEPLTLPTELEQTQCEHCGRRLPEKNGVCAACLKKWQTFRRIVGYMAAYPVRLVTTIVLTFVSALLTLLPPKITEYVIDGVLTAGWDAVAIPLIESTDRLNRLGLLILGLIIIRLLIWVVDVVMAVLSRSLGLRAIGDLREDLYRAFQMVPIRFYDRRKVGALTSRMNNDTDRMEVIMTYDFYFVFSNSLLFVGILGFLAWMNWQLTLFVIAPIPLIVFAGTRIWYRIMTFWTQWSGKWGRLSAQLNESIHGIRVVKAFAQEAKESERFDQYNEDLRDVDTRGERAWFVFWTVTNLFMNVGVFFVWYFGGRQILGGELTLGTLIAFMSYLWMLYQPLRWFGDFYSYILRAFAGAQRVFEVIDSEPEPYQKPDAVRLPKIEGSLKFESVFFGYDPGKPVLKGVDLEVNAGEMIGLVGKSGAGKSTLINLVCRFYDPDRGRLLVDGVPMTDVNLRDLRSQIGMVHQQPFLFDGTIAENIAYGKPDATFDEVMRAAIAAEAHEFIVKKPDGYDMRVGESGGRLSGGEKQRVSIARAILHNPRILILDEATSSLDTPTEKKIQVAIARLVEGRTTFAIAHRLSTLRSADRLVVMDEGNIAEVGTHQELMDREGIFYRLVKTQQETTLDMFMTAVGIELE
- a CDS encoding DUF362 domain-containing protein, with protein sequence MAEKNYKVRAAHCNWRASEEEIYQTLRRITDPLHRSWKKLEKADRIVIKFNMMKLHNRIIYYMGRRRELVDDMVARAVLRLLRERTRAEIIATDTNPYTREHLMGEDFNYAHILKEYDVGFVDSNAPPFKQYDVPGGGCMFDRYTLSACFEGAEVVSVAKMKNHLFMGITLCMKNLFGLPPITLPHGRVRSYYHHFIRLSYVLPDLGLITQPCLNIVDALTGQWGREWGGQGRICNALLAGDHVTATDACGAHLMGHDPASDWPNPPFRRDRNHLLIADRRGFGTVNLREIDFESEVSAPLSEFDSERTDSEEIVESWRRTTCEQALLYQDRQRDIVDRYRNEFIFLQDGDVVWHGADPANLGSRRQLSGKKKDQGMWLKLVDPEEAEGERFETYEACLRMTG
- a CDS encoding ABC transporter ATP-binding protein, which codes for MMDRLLDNEQNGSLNWLRHALPEGEDELIRVQTDLDEKGDFGDQWVVVTRNRVLVRQNGSIADIPISEIELARTEALVGGARLEIHRKNKPTVHVPYSMTQAQKFSETTRGIEQLRKGQEFFINANLDRTICESCGRLLPEKNGICPACLNKFATLGRIASYLKPYKIRAIVLALASIVGTVAELIPPYVTKLIVDDVLVLPEGVEALYDERLSLLGWLVLALVGIRLITWGAEWAHGWTVTWLSARVTADIRSQLYRRLELLSLQFYDKRQVGAVMSRVTTDSSRLQMFLVDGLPYLVIEAMMLLGILAALFMMSWSLAILVLIPVPLIMIWGYAFYRRMRKYFTRWMQSWSETMARVNEALTGIRVVKAFAQEKQEIRVFKKRNDKLTRIGITTEVNRGIFYKTMTLLTAAGVIIVWYYGGLEVIDGELTLGTLMAFYSYMMLLYGPLEWFGMVNSWMTRAMAGAERIFEIIDTPSEAYQDPNAVPVPNIEGRVKFDDVTFGYDKSKPVLHEINLDVKPGEMIGLVGKSGVGKTTTVNLICRFYDVDRGSIEVDGVNLRDIRLEDLRSQIGIVLQEPFLFSGSIAENIGYGKPGATFDEIVEAARAAHAHDFIVTKPDGYDTLIGERGASLSGGERQRVSIARAILHDPRILILDEATSSVDVQTEKRIQDAVARLVKGRTTFAIAHRLSTLRNADRLLVMDAGRIVEMGTHRELLEKKGMFYKLVQMQEEISQIIAIKE
- a CDS encoding HigA family addiction module antitoxin, which produces MRDRPPIHPGEILQEEFLKPMEISCDRLARDICVPAMRINQIVCGEKGISADIALRLARYFGMSVEFWTGIQTHYEIEIAKMALADRIEKEVKIFALV
- a CDS encoding 4'-phosphopantetheinyl transferase superfamily protein gives rise to the protein MDILQTDTAHVWAVDLERETFDGHILAETLSADEWMRADRFLFEKHRAHFVAARGCLRAILAKYMQCKPDELAFFYGEHGKPTLASPWDKSQLRFNLSHSAGLALIAVSLRYDIGVDVEHISRKVGQMQDIAKRFFAPGEYERLCALPREEQRRAFFCCWTRKEAYLKAVGTGLVQPLKNFEVSLGRKAQLLWIKKGNVGDWTLRHLEPAQGYVGSVAIAGKDVEVKTMKHLLRDLCLNKGVD
- a CDS encoding asparagine synthase-related protein: MLAGFISQSPLTPRELTHSLARMADSLVVHQKAHRIVFAPHIAGVAFAPDWRTTSPVCQTQTGHIAWVDGEFFNRTTLTRSATSDPEFLIQSITSEREQLNRIDGIFSGVICDTHKNELHIITDRYGLRPLYWTRLGNRIAWASQTKAFLVLPEFSPVIDPISRDLFFSTGQLPSDHTWLEGVAPVPPATQMTFRISDGSLTQQRYWSWEEITPLAGHHDQRELAQELGTRFRAAVEHRTTGRTGLGLSGGLDSRAILAAMSHTPKTFTFGHPDSADVRIAAQAASVKNAPHAVLPIHSQNWLLPRISGVWYADGALDLLHMHGAEHLRQQKEACDICLNGAGGDGLAGAGHLFHSNGLSAYLKNKLHIQADRNTAQHLKTAFNKAGSAHAFYIDWRMRGFTIQGPRLGLLHGLEYRLPFLDNQVQEFLYSIPLQQKANNRLYRQMLLQTFPKYFKNIPYESTGFPISHSSWTVKILRRLTGLRNRPPQTFADYANWLRQSPGKNLCDHILYNTSHTSKLWQRHLSGEDHTVILSRYLTYQLYLIQLFDGKYRTSEEVAELLKITA
- a CDS encoding type II toxin-antitoxin system RelE/ParE family toxin, encoding MIRIFKDKEAEKIFKGRFSKKLPQNIQHIAERKLILLHQSTNLNDLRVPPSNRLEALKGNRRGQHSIRINDQWRICFEWNEDGVYAVEIVDYH